In Ornithorhynchus anatinus isolate Pmale09 chromosome 5, mOrnAna1.pri.v4, whole genome shotgun sequence, the DNA window GGCTGCCTTAGAATTTCCACACATTAACATCTCCAGAACCACTTTTCCTCATagcttctccttcccatttcccttGATTCATTTAGGAATACTCAGTGATCACTAATTATGTGGAGAGGCAGAATTTTAAAACTACATTTTCCAATCGGCCAAATGATCTACATTTCCCAGCAACCACCCAGAGAAACCCAGAGAATGTTCGTAAGCAACACCTTTTCCAACAGCCCACATCTATTAAAAacgaaaaaaataaaatcctactttatgtctgtctctccacaggTTTGTAAATTCCGTTGCAGTaccctccctagagcttagtacagtgctctgcacatagtaagcactcagtgaatgccgttgattgattgaacacattTATTGGCCGTAGGGAGTGACAGCTGAGTCCCCTCTGCAATTCTCTAACGATTGTTGCGTTGACACCAGTTCCTCCAGCTGCAATCTGCACCTCTCTAGCCTCGCAGAGCCATGAAGCCCGCTCCGTCCCGATCATGTGGATGCCTGGGCttctcatcgtcgtcgtcatcgttatCATCCACAGCAGTGATTGAGTAAAAGATGTCACTGCTGccctcatggggcttccagtcacgCGTTGGGAGCTTCTCGTTCCAAGAGCGGGTGTCAGGGGTCTGACGGCTCAAAGAACTCTGCTTAGGAGTCATCCAGATGCGTGTGTTCCCAGGATGAGGCTCCGGGAAACGAAGGGCAAGCTTTCTCGGGGGTGGAGGAACCCGCGGGGGGAAGGCGCCTGGGACCCAACCGGCCCTGGCCTGGGGGACTGAAGGATGCGGGAGCCTCTGAGTCGGGGTCGGTAACAGGTGTCGTTTTCGGCTGGGGGCCAGGGCGGCTTCGAGCATCTTGTGCAGATCTCTGACTGGGTCATCCTGAGGTGGGCAGCGGTGTGGCGGAAGAGAGTGCAGGTAGCGAACTGGGGGTGGCAAGAGGAAATCCGGAGGgccctggaggaggaagaaagagataaAGTCAGGAGAAAGCCCGGTCCCATTCAGCCAGGGATGGGTGCCCCGGCTGAAAGCTGGGGTGAACTTCGTTGGGATTCGCTGTGGCTTTCTGGGTGGTGAAAGGGAGGGCTGGGTCACTGCTGACCAGAGTCCAGGTTACGGACAATTTAGGGtgcccatggtcctggaatgagTGAATCTGGGGCTCCCTCTGGGTAACACCACTAGGGTGGTGacttaataatgagaataattatcattattatggtacttgttactatgtgctggagtggatacaagcaaatcgggttggacacagtctctgtcccatatggagctcacagtcttgattcccattttacagatgaggtaactgaggcccagagaagtcaaatgcccaaggtcaaacagtagatatgtggcggggctgggattagaacccatgacctctaactcccaaacccgtgttctatccactaagccacactgcttctcttagactgtgaaccccgtgtgggacaagggactgggtccattctgattttcttgtacctaacccagcccttggcatatgataagtgctaaacaagtaccagaTACAAATaatgggggctgggggacaggTCTTGAAATGATGATGGCttgacccctgcctccctccgtGATGGGTGTATGTGGAAACCCGATTGGAAAGGCCGAGTTTCTACCAAGATCTCTGGAAATGTCAGACACAGACCTCAGGAGAAGGAGCTGGATCCGGGCGCCGGGGAACCTGGGTTGGGACCTGGTATGAGTGAGGCAAAAAGTGACCTGCAGGGAGAAAAGAAAGCATTCCAGTTAATCCCGCAACCCCAACCCGAGACATTCCCAGAGAGGGATGAACTCCTCCGGAATCTTGGTCAAGGAGGGATGAGGGACAAGagacgtagtaagggcttaagtaccacaattatcattattattactattattattaataaagaagacTTGGGGTCAGCGGACAACTTGGACTGGGCTCAGGGACTGTCAGGTCTGGGTCACCCAGGGCGGCTTGGCCACCAAAGGATCAGGACCTTGGATTGGGCTCAGCGAACCAGTGCTATTGAGGTGAAGGTTCAGATTTCTCTCATCGGGAGTGAGAAAAACATTAGTTCCCAGTCCACTGGGTCCCTGAGGGACTGCGAGTTAGGGGGGGCGAAGAATATTAGAGTAGAGGAGTAAGGCCAAGGCATGGATCTTACCTGTCCTGTTACACATATGTTCTGAGGTCCAGGGATGGAAGTAGCTGCTGAAATAGGGGTGGTACATGGAGCAGGGCCATAGTCTCGAATCCAGGAGGTGGAGGGACGGGAGCTGACAAGAGAGAAAATTGGACAATTGGGTCAGGGTTCTGGGGGTGGTCTGCTTTTTCCAGGTGGGTGTTTGTCCCCTCCCCCTGCGGTCACCCACAGGGAGGAGCCTCGTGGGGGTGGAGGACAGGACAGGGCCCTCAGCTTGCTCCAgaaatgaagacacatctccttacattcaattattgagcacttactgtgtgcaaagcactgtactaagtggttgggagagtacaatataaccataatcagacacgttctctgcccacgatgagcttacagtctagagggggagacagatattaatatgaataaataaataacaaatatgtgCATAACTTACAAATagcccttccctgaccaagccctccttctgcttctcccattcccttctgcatcatctgacttgctccctttattcatccccactcccagccctacaacacttatgtacatatctgtaattttaattatttatattaatgtctgtctctccctttagactgtaagctcgttgtgggcagggagtgtaatgTCTTCTCCCAAtcgctagtgcagtgctctgcacacagtaaagtctcaATGAATACGAGTGACTGACAGAAATCCAGTAGTGATAATGCCCCACTGGTCAGAGCGAGGATCCGACCGGGCCAAGCTCTCCACCCAGCCCACCCAAATCAAGTCGGGTCTCACCATCCTCAgaactctcccaccctctccctccaggtCGACGGGAAACTCCTACCTCTTCTGGGGGACACAGATCGCGCTGATTTCGAAATCCTGCAGGGTTCGCCATGGGGACTGGAAGAAGAGTCGAGATGAGCTGAGGGGAAAGAAATACAAATACAGATTCAaatatttatttgtagtgatatCAGTCTCACCGCCCACTGCCCTCCCAgactgctgagggcagggaaagtatctgtttattgttgcattgtacactcccaagcgcttagtacagtgctctgcgcacagtaaacgttcaataaataaattaattaaattaatgaatgaaaagaattccCAAGTTCACTGCCTGTCCATTCCACCCCATGTCCCGGACTCAGCCTAGTGTCCAcacctgcccctttcccctccccgtggACCTCCCAAAGTCATCCCGGACTAGGGGTTCTCTCTAGAACGGGGGGAAATTGCCCCTCCACCAGATCTTTTTCCATCCCAGCCACCTCCCCAGCTGCCTGGAGCCTCACCTGTCGAGGGCTGAACCTCCGTCTTTCGCTGCTGCCTCCGCTCGCCGCTGTGACTACCACTGATGAGGGATGAGAGTCGAGAGCTTCGAGCAGGGCTATTTATCTGCTGGTTCCTTGCAGTGGCGGACCCAGCGCCAACTCAAATGTTCACACCTATTAAGTAGGACGAgaacccactccttccctccccacccgctcTCAGGGGACCGCAGCCCCTCCCTCAGCGGCGAAGGGTGGGTAAGCGGTGAGGAGGGGTCCCTTCCCCTGGAGTGGAGTGGTCTGGCCACCGGTTCCa includes these proteins:
- the LOC103168751 gene encoding uncharacterized protein LOC103168751 isoform X1 → MAFISTRGIYFSCGIRVVVTAASGGSSERRRFSPRQLISTLLPVPMANPAGFRNQRDLCPPEELPSLHLLDSRLWPCSMYHPYFSSYFHPWTSEHMCNRTGHFLPHSYQVPTQVPRRPDPAPSPEGPPDFLLPPPVRYLHSLPPHRCPPQDDPVRDLHKMLEAALAPSRKRHLLPTPTQRLPHPSVPQARAGWVPGAFPPRVPPPPRKLALRFPEPHPGNTRIWMTPKQSSLSRQTPDTRSWNEKLPTRDWKPHEGSSDIFYSITAVDDNDDDDDEKPRHPHDRDGAGFMALRG
- the LOC103168751 gene encoding uncharacterized protein LOC103168751 isoform X2, producing the protein MANPAGFRNQRDLCPPEELPSLHLLDSRLWPCSMYHPYFSSYFHPWTSEHMCNRTGHFLPHSYQVPTQVPRRPDPAPSPEGPPDFLLPPPVRYLHSLPPHRCPPQDDPVRDLHKMLEAALAPSRKRHLLPTPTQRLPHPSVPQARAGWVPGAFPPRVPPPPRKLALRFPEPHPGNTRIWMTPKQSSLSRQTPDTRSWNEKLPTRDWKPHEGSSDIFYSITAVDDNDDDDDEKPRHPHDRDGAGFMALRG